A genomic window from Prunus persica cultivar Lovell chromosome G2, Prunus_persica_NCBIv2, whole genome shotgun sequence includes:
- the LOC109947540 gene encoding uncharacterized protein LOC109947540 isoform X3: protein MSTPLNPDASVLASLMESHFKELDLIPEQFLQKKEEMVPILENCLSHSCLEEGLAEQIAVNKSNSAHRIKPGPVDSAFIKDCVGQVLVASNKRFIKIVHCSLVQAGKEKEAQEYLEKVSPASRVKHFESIKMWNYLSLPFQVLKVMEDMGLGTNPSSFFMPPAPLEVFPTPAPGWRPGQAMADG from the exons ATGTCGACCCCTCTCAATCCAGACGCCTCTGTTCTTGCAAGCCTAATGGAATCTCACTTCAAGGAACTAGATCTGATCCCAGAACAGTTTCtccagaagaaagaagaaatggtTCCCATACTGGAAAACTGCTTGTCACACTCTTGCCTTGAAGAGGGTCTTGCAGAACAAATTGCTGTCAATAAAAGCAATTCAGCCCATCGGATTAAACCCGGTCCGGTCGACTCTGCTTTCATCAAGGACTGCGTGGGGCAGGTTCTGGTGGCCAGCAACAAACGCTTCATCAAAATTGTGCATTGCTCCCTTGTCCAAGCTGGCAAGGAGAAAGAAGCTCAAGAGTACCTCGAAAAGGTGAGCCCTGCATCCCGGGTCAAGCACTTTGAGTCCATCAAGATGTGGAATTACCTTAGTCTGCCATTCCAGGTGCTCAAGGTAATGGAGGATATGGGATTAGGCACAAATCCGTCCAGTTTCTTCATGCCTCCAGCACCACTTGAGGTTTTTCCCACTCCGGCACCGGGCTGGAGGCCCGGCCAAGCTATGGCCGACG GATGA
- the LOC109947540 gene encoding uncharacterized protein LOC109947540 isoform X2, giving the protein MSTPLNPDASVLASLMESHFKELDLIPEQFLQKKEEMVPILENCLSHSCLEEGLAEQIAVNKSNSAHRIKPGPVDSAFIKDCVGQVLVASNKRFIKIVHCSLVQAGKEKEAQEYLEKVLKVMEDMGLGTNPSSFFMPPAPLEVFPTPAPGWRPGQAMADGNVPSPCFRGLIDSLDEAGIVPETEDSPPTAVESITLLD; this is encoded by the exons ATGTCGACCCCTCTCAATCCAGACGCCTCTGTTCTTGCAAGCCTAATGGAATCTCACTTCAAGGAACTAGATCTGATCCCAGAACAGTTTCtccagaagaaagaagaaatggtTCCCATACTGGAAAACTGCTTGTCACACTCTTGCCTTGAAGAGGGTCTTGCAGAACAAATTGCTGTCAATAAAAGCAATTCAGCCCATCGGATTAAACCCGGTCCGGTCGACTCTGCTTTCATCAAGGACTGCGTGGGGCAGGTTCTGGTGGCCAGCAACAAACGCTTCATCAAAATTGTGCATTGCTCCCTTGTCCAAGCTGGCAAGGAGAAAGAAGCTCAAGAGTACCTCGAAAAG GTGCTCAAGGTAATGGAGGATATGGGATTAGGCACAAATCCGTCCAGTTTCTTCATGCCTCCAGCACCACTTGAGGTTTTTCCCACTCCGGCACCGGGCTGGAGGCCCGGCCAAGCTATGGCCGACGGTAACGTTCCGTCACCTTGCTTTAGAGGCTTAATTGACAGCTTG GATGAGGCTGGCATTGTGCCTGAGACCGAGGACAGCCCTCCAACAGCCGTGGAGAGCATAACCCTGTTGGATTAG
- the LOC109947540 gene encoding uncharacterized protein LOC109947540 isoform X1: protein MSTPLNPDASVLASLMESHFKELDLIPEQFLQKKEEMVPILENCLSHSCLEEGLAEQIAVNKSNSAHRIKPGPVDSAFIKDCVGQVLVASNKRFIKIVHCSLVQAGKEKEAQEYLEKVSPASRVKHFESIKMWNYLSLPFQVLKVMEDMGLGTNPSSFFMPPAPLEVFPTPAPGWRPGQAMADGNVPSPCFRGLIDSLDEAGIVPETEDSPPTAVESITLLD, encoded by the exons ATGTCGACCCCTCTCAATCCAGACGCCTCTGTTCTTGCAAGCCTAATGGAATCTCACTTCAAGGAACTAGATCTGATCCCAGAACAGTTTCtccagaagaaagaagaaatggtTCCCATACTGGAAAACTGCTTGTCACACTCTTGCCTTGAAGAGGGTCTTGCAGAACAAATTGCTGTCAATAAAAGCAATTCAGCCCATCGGATTAAACCCGGTCCGGTCGACTCTGCTTTCATCAAGGACTGCGTGGGGCAGGTTCTGGTGGCCAGCAACAAACGCTTCATCAAAATTGTGCATTGCTCCCTTGTCCAAGCTGGCAAGGAGAAAGAAGCTCAAGAGTACCTCGAAAAGGTGAGCCCTGCATCCCGGGTCAAGCACTTTGAGTCCATCAAGATGTGGAATTACCTTAGTCTGCCATTCCAGGTGCTCAAGGTAATGGAGGATATGGGATTAGGCACAAATCCGTCCAGTTTCTTCATGCCTCCAGCACCACTTGAGGTTTTTCCCACTCCGGCACCGGGCTGGAGGCCCGGCCAAGCTATGGCCGACGGTAACGTTCCGTCACCTTGCTTTAGAGGCTTAATTGACAGCTTG GATGAGGCTGGCATTGTGCCTGAGACCGAGGACAGCCCTCCAACAGCCGTGGAGAGCATAACCCTGTTGGATTAG
- the LOC109947065 gene encoding uncharacterized protein LOC109947065, protein MAMASLLSPSSSNLLLHHLREVHLPTIRPAEVEESSNIGEARHRPASAAIVAPNAAFSFRGPQTTVYAAAYCIGGGTSLCPDEVLLTALPVNGPTRQDAMAAIMAFRLKMTLRHSSSRRQLVDFCFLVPAEGGDQNFVDPAPNRGPNYIPDLNVSPPDATAPAMEFVGEIKSQNISRFIDYVVGYLGEYGSDDSVAEYRKILSSKSEDEIGNLDSIRVWNILTLRTEIQKALVAKGLVEAPIGSDDVQFPAQQQLLPIPQQGWTAALNHAHIHCHVTAAAAGTGANFNGNDKTMSDGRNYGVGYEKQSNVAKRKAVAVGGVDEDDPCCPYDQPMKKPSHGVGGVLWIDEAKALARDKAPIDEAEEEGVSTD, encoded by the exons ATGGCCATGGCTTCTCTTCTCAgcccttcttcttccaatttaCTTCTCCACCACCTAAGAGAAGTCCATCTGCCAACGATCCGACCTGCAGAGGTCGAAGAAAGCAGTAACATTGGAGAGGCTAGACACAGACCAGCCTCAGCTGCTATCGTGGCGCCAAACGCTGCTTTCAGCTTCAGGGGCCCACAAACGACGGTGTACGCTGCGGCCTACTGCATCGGCGGAGGTACTAGTTTGTGCCCGGATGAGGTCCTTCTGACTGCTCTCCCGGTCAATGGACCCACCCGACAAGACGCTATGGCTGCAATCATGGCGTTCCGGTTGAAGATGACCTTACGCCATAGCAGCAGCCGCCGGCAATTGGTGGATTTCTGTTTTCTGGTGCCGGCTGAGGGTGGTGACCAGAATTTTGTGGACCCTGCACCAAACAGGGGACCCAATTATATCCCGGATCTCAATGTCTCGCCGCCGGATGCGACGGCGCCGGCGATGGAGTTCGTCGGAGAAATAAAGAGCCAGAACATCTCCCGGTTCATTGATTACGTGGTGGGGTACCTGGGCGAGTACGGGAGTGATGATTCGGTGGCGGAGTACAGGAAGATTCTGAGCAGCAAAAGTGAAGACGAAATCGGAAACCTTGATTCGATTCGTGTCTGGAATATTCTCACCCTGAGAACCGAAATTCAGAAGGCGCTCGTTGCGAAAGGCCTTGTTGAAGCCCCAATCGGCTCCGATGATGTTCAATTCCCGGCGCAGCAGCAGCTGCTTCCCATTCCACAACAAGGCTGGACGGCCGCCCTTAACCATGCTCATATTCATTGTCATGTCACTGCTGCTGCCGCCGGCACCGGTGCCAATTTTAACGGCAACGACAAAACTATG tCGGATGGTCGCAATTATGGTGTTGGTTATGAGAAGCAGAGCAACGTGGCAAAGCGGAAGGCGGTGGCTGTTGGTGGTGTGGACGAGGACGACCCATGTTGTCCCTATGATCAGCCGATGAAGAAGCCCAGCCACGGCGTCGGCGGGGTTCTTTGGATCGATGAGGCTAAAGCCCTGGCTCGGGACAAGGCGCCTATTGATGAAGCAGAGGAGGAGGGCGTGTCCACTGACTGA
- the LOC109947573 gene encoding uncharacterized protein LOC109947573 isoform X1, which produces MMSTSPNPDASVFASIMELHFKELDLILEQLLLNKEQMLPILQKCFSLTFLKEGLAEQIAVHKRDSADRINPGPLDSALLKDCVAQVLVPSNKRFIKFVHCYLLEAGKEKQAEEYLQKVSPASRVQHLDSINIWNYLTLPCQVFNKVMEDMGLGENPSNFFMPPAAPEVFPTPAPGWRPGQAMADG; this is translated from the exons atGATGTCGACCTCTCCGAATCCAGACGCCTCTGTTTTTGCAAGCATAATGGAACTTCACTTCAAAGAACTCGATCTGATCCTGGAACAGCTTCTCCTCAACAAAGAACAAATGCTTCCCATACTTCAAAAGTGCTTCTCACTCACTTTCCTGAAAGAGGGTCTTGCAGAACAAATTGCTGTCCATAAACGCGATTCAGCCGATCGGATTAACCCCGGTCCGCTGGACTCTGCTCTTCTCAAGGACTGCGTGGCGCAGGTTCTGGTGCCCAGCAACAAACGCTTCATCAAATTTGTGCATTGCTACCTGCTTGAAGCTGGCAAGGAGAAACAAGCTGAAGAGTACCTGCAAAAGGTGAGCCCTGCATCTCGGGTCCAACACTTGGACTCCATCAATATTTGGAATTACCTTACTCTGCCATGCCAGGTGTTCAATAAGGTAATGGAAGATATGGGGTTAGGCGAAAATCCTTCCAATTTCTTCATGCCTCCAGCAGCACCTGAGGTTTTTCCCACTCCGGCACCGGGCTGGAGGCCTGGCCAGGCTATGGCCGACG GATGA
- the LOC109947573 gene encoding uncharacterized protein LOC109947573 isoform X2 — protein sequence MMSTSPNPDASVFASIMELHFKELDLILEQLLLNKEQMLPILQKCFSLTFLKEGLAEQIAVHKRDSADRINPGPLDSALLKDCVAQVLVPSNKRFIKFVHCYLLEAGKEKQAEEYLQKVFNKVMEDMGLGENPSNFFMPPAAPEVFPTPAPGWRPGQAMADGNVP from the exons atGATGTCGACCTCTCCGAATCCAGACGCCTCTGTTTTTGCAAGCATAATGGAACTTCACTTCAAAGAACTCGATCTGATCCTGGAACAGCTTCTCCTCAACAAAGAACAAATGCTTCCCATACTTCAAAAGTGCTTCTCACTCACTTTCCTGAAAGAGGGTCTTGCAGAACAAATTGCTGTCCATAAACGCGATTCAGCCGATCGGATTAACCCCGGTCCGCTGGACTCTGCTCTTCTCAAGGACTGCGTGGCGCAGGTTCTGGTGCCCAGCAACAAACGCTTCATCAAATTTGTGCATTGCTACCTGCTTGAAGCTGGCAAGGAGAAACAAGCTGAAGAGTACCTGCAAAAG GTGTTCAATAAGGTAATGGAAGATATGGGGTTAGGCGAAAATCCTTCCAATTTCTTCATGCCTCCAGCAGCACCTGAGGTTTTTCCCACTCCGGCACCGGGCTGGAGGCCTGGCCAGGCTATGGCCGACGGTAACGTTCCGTGA